Proteins encoded together in one Vulcanisaeta thermophila window:
- a CDS encoding polyprenyl synthetase family protein: protein MVTLVLGLMAVISPAKYLDLLPGEVREALNGVIELLNRAFDGHWLPNDLGDAAYYYIRNRGKMIRPTLVLLTAYSLRGNVGNAILPAASVELIHIASLLQDDIMDRQMVRRGVKTPYSIYGPNMAMLASDLAIAKAVEYAIRSGDNDIVFELLNASIKLAAGQGFEMELSGKDSITIDDYMRLVYNKTAALIESSMVVGAYSVGVKDPSTINVLRDVGRNVGLAFQVRDDVIDYQNLDPGNPMVFDDEVNIVKILIKEGLDMASSIARARSMVNELLDNAVRGLSGLIDGSNVLIKYINLLRI from the coding sequence GGCGTCATTGAGTTGCTGAATAGGGCATTTGATGGTCATTGGCTCCCCAATGACCTGGGGGATGCGGCGTATTACTACATTAGGAATAGGGGTAAGATGATAAGGCCCACGCTCGTGCTACTCACTGCATACTCACTGAGGGGTAATGTGGGCAATGCCATACTGCCCGCAGCCTCTGTGGAATTAATACACATAGCATCATTACTGCAGGATGACATAATGGATAGGCAGATGGTGAGGAGGGGTGTTAAGACACCGTACAGTATTTATGGGCCCAACATGGCCATGCTAGCCAGTGACCTGGCCATAGCCAAGGCCGTGGAGTACGCCATTCGGAGTGGTGATAATGACATAGTCTTTGAATTATTGAACGCATCCATTAAGTTGGCTGCTGGTCAGGGGTTTGAGATGGAGCTCTCGGGTAAGGACTCAATAACAATTGATGATTACATGAGGCTCGTTTATAACAAGACCGCAGCCCTCATAGAATCCTCAATGGTAGTGGGCGCCTACTCAGTGGGCGTTAAGGACCCCAGCACCATTAATGTGCTGAGGGATGTGGGGCGTAATGTGGGGCTCGCCTTCCAGGTGAGAGATGACGTAATTGACTACCAAAACCTGGACCCGGGCAACCCCATGGTTTTTGATGATGAGGTGAACATAGTGAAGATACTGATTAAGGAGGGGCTCGACATGGCCTCCTCAATAGCCAGGGCCAGGTCCATGGTGAACGAACTGCTAGACAATGCCGTAAGGGGGCTTAGTGGGTTGATTGATGGGTCCAACGTCCTTATTAAGTACATAAACCTGCTTAGGATTTAA
- a CDS encoding CopG family transcriptional regulator, whose product MSEVIVIDDMAIRYEDLFRAPEKDGAVVSVRVHKSVKELLVRLAQREGLDGVSELLRYLVAGYIMGKYKLVHPEPRVLAQPIFLNVNVNKTQGKDSIEPEQVMVKVEIDELIKESIQAIEKVKAGIINPRGNEYLRKLRNKVVRYMVKALKYRMEDEYEKLKTIQTTLTTILEE is encoded by the coding sequence ATGAGCGAGGTAATAGTCATAGATGACATGGCAATAAGGTATGAGGACCTCTTCAGGGCCCCGGAGAAGGATGGGGCCGTGGTCTCGGTGAGGGTCCATAAATCCGTTAAGGAGCTCCTGGTGAGGCTGGCCCAGAGGGAGGGGCTTGATGGGGTTTCCGAGCTACTAAGGTACCTGGTGGCTGGTTACATAATGGGTAAGTACAAACTGGTCCATCCAGAACCCAGGGTATTGGCACAACCCATATTCCTAAACGTGAACGTAAACAAAACCCAGGGCAAGGACTCCATAGAGCCCGAGCAGGTAATGGTTAAGGTTGAGATTGACGAATTAATAAAGGAGTCCATACAAGCCATTGAGAAGGTCAAGGCAGGGATCATAAACCCAAGGGGCAATGAGTACCTGAGGAAACTAAGGAATAAGGTGGTTAGGTACATGGTAAAAGCGCTGAAGTACAGGATGGAGGATGAATACGAAAAACTAAAAACAATACAAACCACACTAACCACAATACTCGAGGAATAA
- a CDS encoding CatA-like O-acetyltransferase, which produces MLVTVPNLWNYDRYGPGVITEWYKKEGDLVKKKEPLCQIMVIKATYIVESPVDGKLTRIIAQKGTRVKPGDPLAEIEEVAAPPTPTPAPIPQPAPQVIAPKVEEYSVIKIGGVRKVIADRMTESLRTAAQYTLHTDVDATELVRLRELRFRDYSYTELLSYIVIKALKEFPNLNAHVVNDEIRVFNHVHLGIGIQTDQGLFVGVVKNADTMDLDTLTKNIRKVVDDVRQGKATPEELTGSTFTISNLGMTEVTYFTPIINPPEVAILGIGKIRDINGKKLLPLSLTLDHRVIDGYVGAQFLGKLKELIEKPHEVLPGLPPPPEVSFSVTAVSISDTKIEASIRNFKVIVDEPEEAGGTNTAPNPIEYLLLALAGCMNVTIRKIAKERGIKIDTMQLTITGSLNPARFGGIVKTGRAGLTRIRIELSISTTAPKDVINSIIKEAEERCPVHDTLAQGTQIEIITK; this is translated from the coding sequence ATGCTTGTTACAGTGCCCAATCTCTGGAATTACGATAGGTACGGGCCAGGGGTTATAACAGAGTGGTATAAAAAGGAAGGAGACCTCGTTAAAAAGAAAGAACCCTTATGCCAAATAATGGTGATTAAAGCCACATACATAGTAGAAAGCCCAGTTGACGGTAAATTAACAAGAATAATAGCCCAGAAGGGCACTAGGGTCAAGCCAGGCGACCCACTGGCAGAGATTGAAGAGGTAGCTGCACCACCAACCCCAACACCAGCACCTATACCGCAACCCGCACCACAAGTCATTGCACCAAAGGTTGAGGAATACTCGGTAATTAAGATTGGAGGTGTCAGGAAGGTAATTGCCGATAGAATGACTGAAAGCTTGAGAACAGCGGCACAGTATACATTGCACACAGATGTTGACGCCACAGAGTTAGTAAGGCTCAGGGAGTTGAGGTTCAGGGATTACTCATACACAGAACTACTCTCATACATCGTAATCAAGGCTCTCAAGGAATTCCCAAACCTTAATGCCCATGTTGTTAACGACGAAATCAGAGTATTCAACCACGTACACCTTGGCATCGGAATACAAACAGACCAAGGACTCTTCGTTGGTGTAGTCAAGAATGCCGACACAATGGACCTCGACACACTCACTAAGAACATTAGGAAGGTCGTTGACGACGTTAGACAGGGCAAAGCCACACCAGAGGAATTAACTGGGTCCACATTCACAATAAGTAACTTAGGAATGACCGAAGTCACTTACTTCACACCAATAATAAATCCCCCAGAGGTCGCAATACTCGGTATTGGAAAAATCAGGGACATTAACGGTAAAAAACTACTACCACTCAGCTTAACCCTCGATCACAGGGTAATTGACGGCTACGTAGGCGCCCAATTCTTAGGTAAACTCAAGGAACTAATTGAAAAACCACATGAAGTATTACCTGGATTACCACCGCCACCTGAAGTCTCTTTCAGCGTAACCGCAGTATCAATATCCGACACCAAGATAGAGGCCTCCATCAGAAACTTCAAGGTAATAGTAGATGAACCAGAGGAGGCCGGAGGTACAAATACAGCACCAAACCCAATAGAATACCTACTACTCGCCTTAGCCGGGTGCATGAACGTAACAATTAGGAAAATAGCCAAGGAAAGGGGCATCAAAATAGACACAATGCAACTAACAATAACCGGTTCATTAAACCCCGCTAGATTCGGAGGAATAGTAAAAACTGGAAGAGCCGGCCTAACACGCATAAGAATAGAACTCAGCATATCAACAACAGCGCCGAAGGACGTAATAAACAGCATAATAAAGGAAGCTGAAGAGAGATGCCCAGTACACGACACCCTAGCCCAGGGAACACAAATAGAAATCATAACTAAATAA
- a CDS encoding lipoate protein ligase C-terminal domain-containing protein, with protein sequence MPLINEYKAKKGLIRVRLRLSDDGRISWIRITGDFFMYPEEALLMLERSLVGVKFSRDEVSRVIHGFFSSGVKVPFVTEEDFVEAIMGVHDEG encoded by the coding sequence ATGCCGTTAATTAATGAGTATAAGGCTAAGAAGGGCTTGATAAGGGTTAGATTAAGACTTAGTGATGATGGTAGGATATCTTGGATTAGAATAACGGGTGATTTCTTCATGTATCCTGAGGAGGCCTTACTCATGCTTGAGAGGTCATTGGTTGGGGTCAAGTTTAGTAGGGATGAGGTTAGTAGGGTTATTCATGGATTTTTCAGTAGTGGTGTTAAGGTTCCCTTTGTGACTGAGGAGGACTTTGTAGAGGCAATAATGGGTGTTCACGATGAGGGTTAG
- a CDS encoding lipoate--protein ligase family protein, which produces MRVRLVEHEFLDNPRMSLAVEEAIFRLMILGKSPPTFWFWRHRNAVIIGKFQIAEEEVNMDVAQQYGVQIAKRDTGGGAVYQDLGNLIYSVIIPDVYGVSNDVVKMYEIMINPVLLAFKKLGVKAESPGLNDVEINNRKVLGSAASLREGFVLFHATMLIRSNLDMLAKVLKVPRTKLQDKGVTQVSHRVGNIYDLTGKDMDEVKEALLKGYSEYLGFEFYKDELTERELKLGEYLYHNKYNRPEWVFSREFINVEIPRELIE; this is translated from the coding sequence ATGAGGGTTAGGCTCGTCGAGCATGAGTTTCTGGATAATCCAAGGATGAGCCTGGCGGTTGAGGAGGCTATTTTTAGGCTTATGATTCTTGGTAAATCACCACCAACCTTCTGGTTTTGGAGGCATAGGAATGCTGTGATTATAGGTAAGTTTCAGATCGCGGAGGAGGAGGTTAACATGGATGTTGCTCAACAGTACGGTGTGCAAATAGCCAAGAGGGATACTGGTGGTGGTGCTGTGTATCAGGATCTCGGGAACTTGATATATTCAGTGATAATACCTGATGTCTACGGGGTCAGTAATGATGTTGTTAAAATGTATGAGATAATGATAAACCCGGTACTATTAGCATTTAAGAAGCTTGGTGTTAAGGCTGAGAGTCCTGGGCTTAATGATGTTGAGATTAATAATAGGAAAGTCCTTGGTTCAGCCGCGAGTTTAAGGGAGGGTTTTGTGCTCTTTCACGCAACTATGCTCATAAGGAGTAACCTGGATATGCTTGCCAAGGTCCTTAAGGTTCCGCGTACGAAACTTCAAGATAAGGGTGTTACTCAAGTTAGTCATAGGGTTGGTAATATTTATGATCTAACAGGTAAGGATATGGATGAGGTTAAGGAGGCATTGTTAAAGGGTTACTCGGAGTACCTGGGCTTTGAGTTTTACAAGGATGAGTTAACAGAACGTGAGCTCAAGCTTGGTGAGTACTTGTACCATAATAAGTATAATAGGCCTGAGTGGGTTTTTAGTAGGGAGTTTATTAATGTCGAGATCCCCAGAGAATTAATTGAATGA
- a CDS encoding NAD(+)/NADH kinase: MPRSPVVGLVVNPQAGRDIRRLVAYASVFDNSEKMNIVRKLIMTFLDLGINRYIIMPEPDGIVTTALHSLPNNAIEDIEYEYAPIRVSGTWVDTYDAVRYMIGKIDALIVLGGDGTNRIIAKTGIEVPVMPISTGTNNVFPYMIEATVAAEAVAAIVLGYVKIEEGTYKSKVIRVYEDGEYRDVAIVDVVSTSYQYVGARAIWEPEYIREVFAVLCAPYNIGLSSIAGLFKEVGHENDEAVYVRLSRNGAGKSFRAAITPGKMSKISIAEVREVRLGERIHLSPGSTLIALDGEREFLVDPGSDLTVEAIRSGPFIIDYKKTLSIARERGFFESFN, encoded by the coding sequence ATGCCTAGAAGCCCCGTGGTGGGCCTCGTAGTTAACCCACAGGCTGGTAGGGATATTAGAAGATTGGTTGCCTATGCCAGTGTTTTTGATAATTCTGAGAAGATGAACATTGTGCGTAAATTAATAATGACCTTTCTTGACCTCGGTATTAACAGGTACATAATAATGCCCGAACCCGATGGCATCGTAACCACGGCACTTCACTCATTACCAAATAATGCTATTGAGGATATTGAATACGAGTACGCACCAATAAGGGTTAGTGGTACCTGGGTGGATACGTACGATGCCGTTAGGTATATGATTGGTAAGATTGACGCGTTAATAGTCCTTGGTGGTGATGGGACTAATAGGATAATTGCTAAGACAGGTATTGAGGTACCCGTCATGCCCATATCGACTGGTACGAATAATGTATTCCCATACATGATAGAGGCCACCGTCGCAGCAGAGGCTGTCGCAGCCATAGTGCTTGGTTACGTTAAAATTGAAGAGGGCACATATAAGAGTAAGGTTATTAGGGTTTATGAGGACGGTGAATACAGGGATGTGGCGATAGTCGATGTAGTATCTACATCGTACCAATACGTAGGTGCCAGGGCAATTTGGGAACCCGAGTACATAAGGGAGGTATTTGCTGTACTCTGTGCTCCGTATAACATTGGCTTATCATCAATAGCCGGCTTATTTAAGGAGGTTGGGCATGAGAATGATGAGGCTGTGTACGTTAGATTATCAAGGAATGGAGCCGGTAAGTCATTCAGGGCTGCAATAACACCAGGTAAAATGAGCAAAATTAGTATTGCAGAGGTTAGGGAGGTGAGACTTGGAGAGAGAATTCATTTGAGCCCTGGCTCAACATTAATAGCCCTAGATGGTGAGAGGGAGTTCCTGGTCGATCCAGGGAGTGATTTAACAGTCGAGGCTATTAGGAGTGGCCCATTTATTATTGATTACAAGAAAACCCTTAGTATAGCGAGGGAAAGGGGATTCTTTGAATCATTCAATTAA
- a CDS encoding thiamine pyrophosphate-dependent dehydrogenase E1 component subunit alpha, with amino-acid sequence MAQREELSKDKLMWMYETMVKIRLHENKAAELFAQGKIKGFVHLYVGEEAVATGVMAALKPGDVITGTHRSHGHYIAKGGDLKASFAELFGKRTGSNKGKGGSMHIADPGIGMLGANGMVGGGIPHAVGAALAFKLLGKDNVAVAFFGEGGSNQQNFHEAINLAAIWKLPVVFVCENNLYQISLHYSKQQLITSVAERGKAYGIPGVSVDGQDVLAVYEAAREAVERARRGEGPTLIEAKTYRFRGHFEGDPEVYRSKEEVEWWINNKDPIKLFEKYLLERNIATRDELDAVWKRVAKEIEDAVKFAEESPYPSPEELYEDVFAKPTNGVLVWRWD; translated from the coding sequence ATGGCACAGAGAGAGGAGTTAAGTAAGGATAAGCTTATGTGGATGTATGAGACTATGGTCAAGATAAGGCTCCATGAAAATAAGGCCGCTGAGCTCTTCGCTCAGGGTAAGATTAAGGGTTTTGTACATTTGTATGTTGGTGAGGAGGCTGTGGCAACTGGTGTTATGGCTGCATTAAAGCCTGGTGATGTGATTACAGGGACTCATAGGAGTCATGGTCACTATATTGCCAAGGGTGGCGATCTAAAGGCATCCTTTGCGGAATTATTTGGTAAAAGGACAGGTAGTAATAAGGGTAAGGGTGGTTCAATGCATATTGCTGATCCAGGTATCGGTATGCTTGGTGCCAATGGAATGGTTGGTGGCGGTATACCACATGCGGTTGGTGCTGCGTTGGCCTTTAAGTTATTGGGTAAGGATAATGTGGCCGTTGCCTTCTTTGGAGAGGGTGGTTCAAACCAACAGAACTTCCATGAGGCAATTAACCTAGCCGCAATTTGGAAGCTTCCTGTGGTATTTGTCTGTGAAAATAATTTATACCAAATATCGCTTCATTACTCAAAGCAGCAATTAATAACTAGCGTTGCCGAGAGAGGTAAGGCCTATGGAATACCTGGTGTCAGTGTTGATGGTCAGGACGTACTGGCAGTTTATGAGGCTGCTAGGGAGGCTGTTGAGAGGGCTAGGAGGGGTGAAGGACCAACACTAATTGAGGCTAAGACGTATAGGTTCAGGGGCCACTTTGAGGGTGATCCCGAGGTTTATAGGTCTAAGGAGGAGGTTGAGTGGTGGATTAATAATAAGGACCCAATAAAGTTATTCGAGAAGTACCTGTTAGAGAGAAATATAGCTACTAGGGATGAACTTGACGCGGTATGGAAGCGCGTGGCTAAGGAGATTGAGGATGCTGTGAAGTTCGC